A window of Paenibacillus sp. 19GGS1-52 contains these coding sequences:
- a CDS encoding metallophosphoesterase family protein has translation MKTIAILTDIHGNHPALQAVLQDIAKKKVEHIYCLGDVVGIGPDSNQVLEQLTTRPDMSFVMGNHDLAVIAAARNEPPPEGHHNERQHHEWLAKRIEPKYIEVMSKWPMSVTISILHHELLFCHYHLDPSNWFVPIDKLPTTGALEEIYSTTDNKLVCFGHHHIVHHFRSDTRLYFNPGSLGCYDKPYARYGIVTISEKKIMAEVQEVPYNNVDFLRSYEELQVPDREFILKIFHGGQYL, from the coding sequence GTGAAGACAATCGCCATTCTTACAGATATTCATGGAAATCACCCGGCGTTGCAAGCTGTACTGCAGGATATTGCTAAGAAAAAGGTTGAGCATATCTATTGTCTGGGGGATGTTGTTGGCATAGGCCCGGATTCTAATCAGGTATTGGAACAGTTAACGACTAGACCAGATATGTCTTTTGTAATGGGGAATCATGATTTAGCAGTAATAGCAGCTGCTCGAAATGAACCCCCTCCTGAAGGACATCACAATGAACGTCAACATCACGAATGGCTCGCGAAACGTATAGAACCTAAATACATAGAGGTAATGAGTAAGTGGCCAATGTCTGTAACAATATCCATTCTTCACCATGAACTGCTATTCTGCCATTATCACCTCGATCCCAGCAACTGGTTTGTACCTATAGACAAACTCCCGACAACCGGAGCGTTAGAGGAGATTTACTCTACAACCGACAATAAGCTCGTGTGCTTCGGACATCATCATATTGTTCATCATTTTCGATCCGATACAAGGTTGTATTTTAATCCAGGATCTTTGGGTTGCTATGATAAACCGTATGCCAGATATGGAATAGTCACGATTTCCGAGAAGAAGATTATGGCCGAGGTACAGGAAGTCCCCTACAATAATGTTGATTTCTTAAGATCTTATGAGGAACTTCAAGTGCCTGATCGAGAGTTTATATTGAAGATCTTTCACGGAGGTCAATACCTATGA